ATTTGATCTACAGACATGGCTGGGGCTTGCGCAGTCTGCTTAGGCGCTATCAGTCCGATAATGGAGGTAGCCACAATTAGTCCTGCTCCAAATCCAAATAATAGCTCTTGTTTACGCATCGGCAAGACCTCGCTCATGCCTGTCAGCCAAGGAAAAGATCAAATCGATTTCCCCTCTGCCGGCACCGAGTCGTTTTGCGATCTCATCCCGAGACAAACCTTCCTTACTCAGTTCAAAGGCACGGCGATAACGTTCTCGCAAGGCCAGCATATCCACCTCTTGAACTTGAGGTGCTGGTTCTATCCTATTCGTATCCTTTGGAGCTTCTGGTTTGTGACTCGAACTCTTTTGCCATTGTTCTTCCATATTGTCTAAGCGTGTGCGCAAACCAGCGATATCCTCAAGAAGATCCGCTCTCATTTCCTGCCATTCTGCCGCAAGAAGATTGGTTTCTTGCTTTACCTGTTTTTGAAGACGCTGCACGCTTTTTTCGAGCTCGTCCTTGTCCGTCGTGCGTTGTGTCGGTAATGAGGAAAAGGAGTCAACAGGCTGCTTCTTATTAATAACAAAAGCAAGAAGCATGCTGATCATTCCTGCTCCAATCAGGATGGGATACACTACGTCCATGTTGTCCACCTTTATTTCTGGCTTGACTTCATTTATAAAGAAATATCTATAATCCGTCCACGCAACGGATCTCTCATGAGGTCAGCATTCGTAGATACACCTTCGCTCGATTCGGACAATTGGCTCCCAGTGGATTCTTTTTTGTCCTGATGTTCTTGCTGCCCCTGTTTTTTTTCTCGTTCGCGTATCTGGTTTTTTTGTGATTGCTCAAGATCGCTCGGACGCTGGCGCATATGTTCATCCAGGTCTCTTCGCTGATCAATCATTGATTGTTGTTCATGCATGGTTCGTTGTTGCTGATGCTCCTGAATTCGGCTGACTTCTAACGTGCGTGGTATTGCCACCTGCAATTCAACCGCTTTCAAACTCATATGGCCACAACTCCCTTGTTGTCACACTAAGTATGTACGCATCCTGGATTAGATAAGAGTTGCTGTGCTAATTTCACCGTCCAGCACGATAAATCGGGTTCTCGCATACTCGTGCTTGATAAAGTGCACCAGCTTTCCGAACGTCATTTTAATTCCTGGATACATCACATGATATGCCTCAATAGCTGCTGGGCCTTCCCCTTTTAGCTCGAGTTCAATATCATTTCTGCGCGCTTCCAATTCCTTGCTTTCTTTTTCCAGGACCAAACGAGTGTTGGTTAGCTTAATTTGCATGAGACGTTTGTCTGCTGGAAGCTCTTTGCTGACTTGAAGGATCTGATTCATAACACCAAGGCCTTGATCTGTTTTGCGTAAATTTTCATACACATTTTGTAGTTCTTTTTGAATGCTCGCCAGTTCTTGTCTTAATTCCGGTTTTACTCCTACTTCGAGTATCGTAGGAGTGGCGCTGCTGTTCCCGAATACTCTTGCCACAATCTTTTCCCCAGCCTGTAGCACGCCGCCAATAATAAAGCCTTTTGACCCTTTGCAAATGATTTGCTTTCCGGCTCGTACAGTTGAGAACATGATGCTTTGTGAAACAATCACTTGATTGCCAGCTGTTACATTGGCGTTTTGGATAAACGATGTCCGGACATCTTTCCCTGCAACAATGCAGCCTTTGTCCTGGGCAACAATTCCGCTTTTGATCTCGATGGAGCCTTCCGCGTACAACTCGGCGCCTTCTACACTGCCAAGTACGCGAATATCTCCTGATGACTTTACGCGAAAGCCATTCAATACGTTCCCGCGAATGACCACCGTTCCCACAAAATCAATATTGCCAACACCAAAATCAACATCGCCGTTTACTTCAAATACGGGAAACACGTTCATTTTTGACTGTTCCGTAAAGGAGACTTGTCCGTCAATAGCAGCGTATAGCATCGTCCGCTCTTGATTGAGCACAACATTTTTCCCAGGCTTCATGTTTATTTCCTTGCCGGCTTTGGGAGCGATGGGCTCTCCGGTAACTGCTGTGCCTGGTTCACCCTGGCTTGCTGGTATTTTACGTGCCAAGAGTTGTCCTTTTGCTACATTAGGGATTGTCGTCACATTATAAAAATCAACTC
The window above is part of the Brevibacillus brevis NBRC 100599 genome. Proteins encoded here:
- a CDS encoding DUF342 domain-containing protein yields the protein MMEGIGKYKIDVKVSADKLEAEVLLRVDEQDIDEIVILETDVYKALQASNVKYGILDDVVRDICTLPAKYANARVKVAQGVAPVAGTDGTIEYPYLASINEGEGPKELEDGRVDFYNVTTIPNVAKGQLLARKIPASQGEPGTAVTGEPIAPKAGKEINMKPGKNVVLNQERTMLYAAIDGQVSFTEQSKMNVFPVFEVNGDVDFGVGNIDFVGTVVIRGNVLNGFRVKSSGDIRVLGSVEGAELYAEGSIEIKSGIVAQDKGCIVAGKDVRTSFIQNANVTAGNQVIVSQSIMFSTVRAGKQIICKGSKGFIIGGVLQAGEKIVARVFGNSSATPTILEVGVKPELRQELASIQKELQNVYENLRKTDQGLGVMNQILQVSKELPADKRLMQIKLTNTRLVLEKESKELEARRNDIELELKGEGPAAIEAYHVMYPGIKMTFGKLVHFIKHEYARTRFIVLDGEISTATLI
- a CDS encoding DUF6115 domain-containing protein yields the protein MDNMDVVYPILIGAGMISMLLAFVINKKQPVDSFSSLPTQRTTDKDELEKSVQRLQKQVKQETNLLAAEWQEMRADLLEDIAGLRTRLDNMEEQWQKSSSHKPEAPKDTNRIEPAPQVQEVDMLALRERYRRAFELSKEGLSRDEIAKRLGAGRGEIDLIFSLADRHERGLADA